The genomic interval CTAGGAAAGGGTATCGTGCTTATGCCTGAAGTGGGATCATGGGATACCCTTATTGAGAGCATTCACCAATTTACCGATGATTTTTCATCGGCTCGGGAGCAAGGTGAAGTCGATGAAAGGGAATCGTTGTTTGAATGAAGTACCTGCTCGATACCGACATTTGCATCTATATTATCAAAAAGAGACCTGAATCTGTGTTTGCTCGATTTAGAAAATGTGCGATTGGTGATATCGGAATTTCTTCCATCACCTATGCAGAATTATGCTTTGGTGTCTATAAGAGCCAAAATGTCGAAAAAAATCTGGAAGCCTTAGGGGGATTTGTAGCACCTCTGGAAATTATTCCTTACGAGCAACCTGCTTGCCTTGCCTATGGCAAAGTAAGGAGTGAGTTGGAAAATGCAGGTCAACCTATTGGTCCGCTAGATACTTTAATTGCATCTCATGCGGTGAGCTTAGGTGTTACCTTGGTCACTAACAATATCAAAGAATTCAATCGAATTGAAAGTCTCAAGGTTGAGACTTGG from Verrucomicrobiota bacterium carries:
- a CDS encoding type II toxin-antitoxin system VapC family toxin; this encodes MKYLLDTDICIYIIKKRPESVFARFRKCAIGDIGISSITYAELCFGVYKSQNVEKNLEALGGFVAPLEIIPYEQPACLAYGKVRSELENAGQPIGPLDTLIASHAVSLGVTLVTNNIKEFNRIESLKVETWT
- the vapB gene encoding type II toxin-antitoxin system VapB family antitoxin; this encodes MDTAKLFKNGSSQAVRLPKNYRLPGKQVFIRRLGKGIVLMPEVGSWDTLIESIHQFTDDFSSAREQGEVDERESLFE